The genomic stretch CGATGCGGGCGGCGGCGTCGGTCAGGACGTCGGGGTCGGGGGTGAGGCGCTGGGCCGCGGCCGGGCGCCAGGGGGCGGTGCGGGTGACCGGCTCGCCCGCGAGGTCCTCGGGTATCTCGACGTAGACCGGTCCCGGGGTGCCGTTGACGGCGATGGCCACGGCCTGGTCGAGGGCCGCGGGGAGCCGGTCGGCGCGGTCCACCCGTACCGCCCACTTGACCAGCGGGCGGACGGCGGCCAGTTGGTCCAGCTCCTGGAACGCGCCGGTGCCCAGCCGGTCCAGCGGGGTGCCCCCGGCGATCAGGACGACCGGCGCGGCGGCGGACCGGGCCTCCAGCACGCCGGTGAGGGTGTTGGTCAGGGCCGGGCCCTTGCCCACCGCGCAGATGCCGGGGCGCCCGGCGGCCAGCGCGTAACCGGTCGCCATGAACACGGCGTTGCGCTGGTCGCGGCAGATGACGAAGCGGGTGTCGGTCTCCTCCAGCGCGCCCAGCAGGTCCATGTCGTCGCCGGGCAGGCCGAAGACGGCCGTGGTGCCCAGGTGCCGCAGGTGGTCGGCGACCGCGTGCCAGGCCGTCGGGTAGGTGTGTGCGCGTTCGTTCACCGGGGGGCCTTCGGGTAGTGCTCGGCGACGGCCTTGGAGATCAGGACGGGCTCCGCCCACAGCTCCTCGCCGTCGGTGATGTAGTTGGCCATCCGGCCGAAGCCGCCGAAGGGCGCGTTGCCGTCGTCGATGGACAGCAGGGTGGTGTCGAGGGTGACGGTGGTACGGCGGCGCAGCGCGGCGACCAGGTCCGGCGCTTCGCCGTACACGCTGGAGCCCAGGGCCCGTTCGGTGAACTGGCCGGTGGTCAGTGTGGCGGCGAGGGCCTGCTCGTCGCGGTAGCCGACGACGTTGAAGACCGGCGCGAAGAACTCCGGGACCTGGGTGCGCGGGGTCACCTCGTCGCCGACGACGACGGTGGGCTCCATCCGCCGGGTGCGGAAGTCGACATGGCCGCCGTAGGCGATCCGCTCGCGGTTGCGGGCCAGGAACTGGACCGCCTCCTCCAGCGCGCCGTCGTAGAAGACCGGCCCGAAGTCGGCGTCGGGGTCGGTGTACGGGCCGTAGCGCAGGCCCTTGAGTTCGCGGACGAGACCGTCGAGGAAGGCGTCGCGCAGGTCCTCGTGCACGCAGAACAGGTCCGGGCCCAGGCAGTCCTGGCCGGCGTTGTGGACGCGGATCTCCACGGCGTCGCGCACGGCGCGCTCCACGTCGGCGCCGGGGGCGACGACGAACGGGTTGACGCCGGAGCCGAGGAACAGGAAGAGCTGCCCCGGCCCGAGCTGGGCGCGGATCTGCTCGGCGTTGTGGTACGCCCCCGTGAACACCACCACGTCGGACGGCAGGACGTGGTCGCGGACGAACTCCCGCTGGCTGGCGACGGTCAGCTCGATGGGCAGCCGGTGGTGCTCGGCCAGCAGCCGGTGCAGGCGCGCCATCTGGTCCTTGACCTGGCTGGAGGGCCGGAAGACCAGGTGGTCGGCGTAGAGCGCGGGGACGAGCAGGTACAGCGCGTACGAGTAGAGGATCACGTTGGAGGGCATGAAGACGGCCAGCCGCGGGACCCGGCCCGGCCGGTAGGCGTCCACCTCGGCGAGCGCGCCGTCGAGCGTGGCGATGGTCGCCTCGATCTCGTATCCGGCGGCGCGGTGGGTGGATATCTCACACAGCAGGTCGTGCACGTCGCCGGGGTTGTCGGCCAGCAGGTCCCGCACCGCGCGCAGCGCCGCGAGACGCCGGGCGTCCGGGGTGCCCTCGGGCACGGTGGCCGTGGCGGGCAGGACGGGAGCGGAGGTCATGCGCGGACCTCGTTTCGCTCGCCGGACCCACGCTGCCTCGGCTCGCGCCGCATGGTGCTGCGCTCACTCATGTGTCCCTCCTCGGGGCGTCGACCATAGAGGGCCAGCGTCAGCCAGCTGTCATTGTTTGTCAAGTTCAGTCATGGCCGGTGATGGAGGGGCGTGGGCGCGGTCACCGGCGGCGTCCCGGTCGATCTCGCGCAGCGCCGGGGCGGCCCAGCAGCAGACCACCACCAGCAGGTACACCCCGGCGATCAGACCGATCGCCGGGCGCAGACCGAGGGCGCCGACGGCGGCGACGGTCAGCGAGGCGCCGAGCGGCACCGCCGCGAGGCCGACCGTGTCGACCGCAGCCGTCACCCGCCCGTACTGCTCGCGCGGCACACTGCGCTGGAGCACCCCCGTACGCAGCGGGCCCACCGGCGCCGCCACCGCGCCGAGCACGGCGAGCAGCGCCGCGCCGACCGGCAGCGGGGGCAGCGAGACCAACGCCAAGATCAGGAGGCCCGCGGCGAGGCCGGTGCCGATGTAGAGGAACCGCCCGCCGACCCGGTGGCCGAAGACGGCGTAGCCGACCGTGCCCGCCACCGCGCCCAGGCCGAAGGAGGTGAGCAGGACGCCCAGGCTCGCCGCGCTGCCCAGGTGCTGGTACGCGTACGTCACCAGGACCACCCCCGCCAGACCGCTGTCCAGGGCGTTGAAGGCGGTGCCGGAGACGGCGACGGCCCGCAGCAGGCGGTGGCGGCGCAGTGTGCGCAGCCCGGAGCGCAGGTCGGCGAGGTAGGCGCCGGCCGGGCGCCGCTCGGTCGCCCGCCGGCCGGCCCGGATGCAGACGAGGATCAAGAGCGCCGCGAGGCCGCAGGCGACGGCGTCCAGGAGCAGCACACTCTGGGTGCCGAGCAACGCGACCCCCGCGCCGCCCAGCGGGGGCCCGCACAGCTGGGCGACCTGGTGGATGCCGGTGAGCAGCGCGTTGCCGCGCTCCAGCGGCATGCCCGCGGCCTCGCTCAGCTCCGGCACCAGGCCGGTGACGGCCGCGCCGCCGGGGACGTCGAGGGCGTTGGCGGCCACCACCAGGAGGGCGAGGGTGGGGAAGTCGAGTGCGTCCAGGGCGTACAGCAGCGGAATGCAGGCCGCGCCGAGGCCGCCGACCAGGTAGGCGACCACCGCCATCGTCCGGAAGCCCCAGCGGTCGACCAGGGGACCCGCCGCGAAACCGACCACCCCGGAGGTGACGGCCCCGATCGCGACCACGATCCCGGTCTGGGCCACGCTGCCGGTCGTCCTCATCACGAACCAGGGGACGGCGACGACCATCATGGCCTCGCCGAGCGAGCTGACCGCCACGGCGCCCAGCAGGGCATGGATTCCCCACCGGCGGCGTCGTGGAAATCCCAGGCTTGTCATATGAATTGACACTAGCATGACTGGGTATTGACCAGATGGGTTCTTCAAGAGCCCGTAAAGAGCCGGATACGAGCCGATGACAACGGCCCCCGCCTGGCGTCCGGACGAGTAGAGTCGCGGGTCACAGCCCGTAAGCTTGTCCATGCATCCCTTACTCAACAGCGAGCTGAACGCCGAGGAACAGCTTGACGATCGAACAGCCAGCGTTCGGAGAACGCGTCCGGGAGATCCGTCGCGCCCAGGGCCTGTCCCAGGGGGACCTCGCCGGCGACGGCGTCTCCCCCAGCTACGTCTCGTTGGTGGAGAGCGGCCGCCGCAGCCCCAGCACCAAAGCGGCCAAGGCCATCGCCGAGCGCCTCGGCATGTCCCTCGAAGAGCTGTCCGCGCCCCGGCCCGCGGACCGCGAGCGCACCCACCGCCTGGAGCTCGTCGGGCAGCTCGTCGCCGCGCGCGCGAGCCAGGCCGCCGGTGACTGGCCCGCCGCCCGGCGGCAGCTGGAGGCCGTCGCCGAGCGGGCCGCCGACAACGACCTCGACGAGGTGCGCTGGGAGGCCCGCTGGGAGCTGGCCACCGTCCTCGACCACCTCGGCGCCGCCGCCGACCGCGAGCGCGTCCTGCGCACCCTGCTCGACGACCCGCTCACCGCCGCCGCGCCGCTGCTGCGCTCCCAGGTCGCCGCCGAACTCTCCCAGCTGCACCG from Streptomyces albofaciens JCM 4342 encodes the following:
- a CDS encoding aldehyde dehydrogenase family protein; the encoded protein is MTSAPVLPATATVPEGTPDARRLAALRAVRDLLADNPGDVHDLLCEISTHRAAGYEIEATIATLDGALAEVDAYRPGRVPRLAVFMPSNVILYSYALYLLVPALYADHLVFRPSSQVKDQMARLHRLLAEHHRLPIELTVASQREFVRDHVLPSDVVVFTGAYHNAEQIRAQLGPGQLFLFLGSGVNPFVVAPGADVERAVRDAVEIRVHNAGQDCLGPDLFCVHEDLRDAFLDGLVRELKGLRYGPYTDPDADFGPVFYDGALEEAVQFLARNRERIAYGGHVDFRTRRMEPTVVVGDEVTPRTQVPEFFAPVFNVVGYRDEQALAATLTTGQFTERALGSSVYGEAPDLVAALRRRTTVTLDTTLLSIDDGNAPFGGFGRMANYITDGEELWAEPVLISKAVAEHYPKAPR
- a CDS encoding MFS transporter, yielding MAVSSLGEAMMVVAVPWFVMRTTGSVAQTGIVVAIGAVTSGVVGFAAGPLVDRWGFRTMAVVAYLVGGLGAACIPLLYALDALDFPTLALLVVAANALDVPGGAAVTGLVPELSEAAGMPLERGNALLTGIHQVAQLCGPPLGGAGVALLGTQSVLLLDAVACGLAALLILVCIRAGRRATERRPAGAYLADLRSGLRTLRRHRLLRAVAVSGTAFNALDSGLAGVVLVTYAYQHLGSAASLGVLLTSFGLGAVAGTVGYAVFGHRVGGRFLYIGTGLAAGLLILALVSLPPLPVGAALLAVLGAVAAPVGPLRTGVLQRSVPREQYGRVTAAVDTVGLAAVPLGASLTVAAVGALGLRPAIGLIAGVYLLVVVCCWAAPALREIDRDAAGDRAHAPPSPAMTELDKQ